One window from the genome of Deltaproteobacteria bacterium encodes:
- a CDS encoding tryptophan synthase subunit alpha gives MKKALIPFFTAGDPSLTITEKLVLMAEEAGATIVELGVPFSDPMADGPVIQAASERALKKGVTLEKVLALVRSIRKKSSVPLLLMGYYNPLYHFGLRRFAKEARRSGVDAILVVDLPPEESFELDRELKKVGIVLVYLLAPTSSTERIKIVCRKARGFIYFVSVTGITGASLKGEGAIRRQIQKIKRQSHLPVVIGFGITRPEQAKKMARLADGVVVGSALVNLVHRTHGSVAAAQKMVANFRRAV, from the coding sequence ATGAAAAAGGCCCTCATCCCATTTTTTACCGCCGGGGACCCCAGTCTCACAATCACCGAAAAACTGGTGTTGATGGCAGAGGAGGCCGGTGCGACTATTGTAGAGTTGGGGGTTCCATTCTCCGACCCGATGGCCGACGGTCCGGTGATCCAGGCCGCTTCCGAAAGGGCCCTCAAAAAAGGGGTCACGCTGGAAAAGGTCTTGGCGTTGGTCCGGTCGATCCGCAAGAAAAGTTCTGTTCCCCTCCTCCTGATGGGGTACTACAACCCACTCTACCACTTTGGTCTCAGAAGGTTTGCCAAAGAGGCCAGGCGTTCAGGGGTCGATGCGATTTTGGTGGTTGATCTCCCGCCGGAAGAATCGTTTGAATTAGATCGTGAGTTGAAAAAGGTTGGGATTGTTCTTGTCTATCTGCTGGCCCCGACCAGTTCTACGGAAAGAATCAAGATTGTCTGCCGGAAGGCGCGCGGCTTTATCTATTTTGTCTCAGTGACCGGTATTACCGGCGCCTCGTTGAAGGGGGAAGGGGCGATTCGCCGGCAGATCCAGAAGATCAAGAGACAAAGCCATCTGCCGGTGGTGATCGGTTTCGGTATTACCCGACCCGAACAGGCAAAGAAAATGGCTCGCCTGGCGGATGGGGTGGTGGTCGGGAGCGCGTTGGTGAACCTTGTTCATCGAACACACGGTTCGGTTGCTGCGGCCCAAAAAATGGTGGCGAATTTCCGCAGGGCTGTGTAG
- a CDS encoding nucleotidyl transferase AbiEii/AbiGii toxin family protein — MDTVKSDESLRVLIINHLGKQLGEHAILKGGMVLRLLDCPRTTNDLDYIFVPFKSKKEIVPLVLEVLKELEEVTVQHRLHSTNAQFDVTLKNEFGTFRTQLEVNVSNHCETEPLTTGDFALQFQQSPQIIRVMRFDVMLAHKLAAWNERRLMRDLYDAYFIYKNLNITPNLDLLQGRLQDVHYAKRMSGRSLPKKMSLEEFWQLLASELKTLTPADLENELRDSLDTHQLLGLDKKITIALTQMMDQVAI, encoded by the coding sequence ATGGATACCGTTAAATCTGACGAATCGTTGCGTGTCTTGATCATCAATCATCTGGGGAAACAGCTGGGAGAGCACGCCATTCTTAAAGGAGGGATGGTACTGAGGCTTCTCGATTGCCCGCGCACCACAAACGATCTCGACTATATTTTCGTTCCGTTCAAATCCAAGAAGGAGATCGTGCCGCTAGTTTTGGAAGTATTAAAGGAGCTGGAAGAGGTGACCGTGCAACATCGTTTGCATTCTACCAACGCGCAATTTGATGTCACCCTAAAAAATGAGTTCGGGACCTTTCGAACGCAACTTGAAGTCAATGTTTCGAATCATTGCGAAACAGAGCCGCTGACAACGGGGGATTTTGCACTGCAGTTCCAACAATCCCCCCAAATTATCCGTGTCATGCGGTTTGATGTGATGCTGGCTCACAAACTGGCCGCTTGGAATGAACGGCGTCTCATGCGTGATTTGTACGATGCCTATTTTATCTACAAGAATCTGAACATCACTCCCAACCTGGATCTATTACAAGGCCGTTTGCAAGATGTTCATTACGCCAAGCGGATGTCCGGAAGATCGCTCCCCAAAAAGATGAGCCTTGAAGAGTTTTGGCAATTGTTAGCCTCGGAATTAAAGACTCTGACACCCGCCGATCTCGAAAATGAACTTCGAGATTCGTTAGATACCCATCAGCTATTGGGCCTCGACAAAAAAATCACGATTGCTCTGACGCAGATGATGGATCAAGTGGCCATCTAG
- a CDS encoding putative metal-binding motif-containing protein — protein sequence MKQPVRSLFFLLPLLCFFLYWTGCDGSKEETKPEDKKEEKKGDETTPPPGTQQPGNGTQQAFQYFADKDGDGFGDPLSPLDSKEGTPPAGYVANKTDCNDNDKTVNPGSTKWENDDGFKDFNCDGVYYWLPLKKTEFHQQVGLFNGRSVYANGVVETTWDQERRLLTSIGKIVIPLRQGPPVPALSSRVTGSLESLYNNKGGILTYKEHEKGLNSPVTSSREWTYDDKGNKLTYKEHSGDLNSSLTSSSEWTYDDKGNKLTYKEHSGDLASPVTCGDLASPVTYSREWTYDDKGRPLTHKWHSGDLASPVTYSREWTYDDKGKPLTYKGHGGDLNSQVTILEEDYTPIQQPLSLDDSL from the coding sequence ATGAAACAACCGGTAAGAAGCCTCTTTTTCCTCCTCCCCCTTCTCTGCTTCTTCCTTTACTGGACTGGGTGTGATGGCAGTAAGGAAGAGACAAAGCCTGAGGATAAAAAAGAAGAAAAAAAGGGGGATGAAACAACCCCTCCCCCCGGCACCCAACAACCGGGCAACGGGACCCAACAGGCCTTCCAGTACTTTGCCGATAAAGACGGGGATGGGTTTGGTGACCCCTTATCCCCTCTCGATTCAAAAGAGGGAACCCCCCCGGCCGGTTATGTCGCCAACAAGACTGATTGTAACGATAATGATAAAACAGTAAACCCCGGGAGCACAAAATGGGAAAATGACGACGGATTCAAGGATTTTAACTGCGATGGGGTCTACTATTGGCTCCCCCTCAAGAAGACAGAGTTTCATCAACAAGTCGGTCTGTTCAACGGACGTTCCGTGTATGCCAATGGGGTCGTTGAAACGACATGGGATCAGGAGAGGAGGCTCCTCACCTCTATCGGTAAAATTGTAATCCCCCTCAGACAAGGGCCACCCGTTCCGGCACTCTCCTCCAGAGTCACCGGATCCTTGGAATCCCTTTATAACAACAAAGGGGGAATCCTGACCTATAAAGAACATGAGAAAGGTCTCAATTCACCGGTAACCTCTTCCAGAGAATGGACCTACGATGACAAGGGAAATAAGTTGACCTACAAGGAACATAGTGGAGACCTCAACTCATCGTTAACCTCTTCCAGCGAATGGACCTACGATGACAAGGGAAATAAGTTGACCTACAAGGAACATAGTGGAGACCTCGCCTCACCGGTAACCTGTGGAGACCTCGCCTCACCGGTAACCTATTCCAGAGAATGGACCTACGATGACAAGGGGAGGCCGTTGACCCACAAGTGGCATAGTGGAGACCTCGCCTCACCGGTAACCTATTCCAGAGAATGGACCTACGATGACAAGGGAAAACCGTTGACCTACAAGGGGCATGGTGGAGACCTCAATTCACAGGTCACCATCTTGGAAGAGGATTACACCCCGATCCAGCAACCTTTGAGTCTCGATGACTCACTGTAG